The Silvanigrella paludirubra genome contains a region encoding:
- the recA gene encoding recombinase RecA, translating into MSAVESNANKFKALETLFQSVEKQFGKGTIMRLSDESKIAQEIQVIPTGSISLDVALGVGGIPKGRIVEIYGTESSGKTTLTLHAIAECQKKGGIAAFIDAEHALDVGYARKIGVNTSDLLVSQPDNGEQALEIVDMLVRSGAVDLIVVDSVAALTPRAEIEGEMGDSHMGLQARLMSQALRKLTGSISKTNCCVIFINQVRMKIGVVFGNPETTTGGQALKFYSSVRLEVRRAAAIKNGNDTTGHRTKVKVVKNKVAAPFKEVEFDIMFGQGISREGDLLDLASSPDAEIIQKSGTWFTYNGERLGQGRENAKEYLREHPETLAKIETAVRARANLIKTATSSDSESSSEESGVKSLPGATQVLPSSQSTPAKPGRRGAGATATAE; encoded by the coding sequence ATGTCGGCTGTTGAATCGAATGCGAATAAATTTAAGGCTCTCGAAACCTTATTCCAATCTGTAGAAAAACAATTTGGGAAAGGCACGATCATGCGCCTTTCCGATGAATCAAAAATTGCTCAGGAAATACAGGTAATCCCTACAGGCTCTATTAGCCTTGATGTTGCCCTTGGCGTGGGCGGCATTCCAAAAGGGCGTATTGTCGAAATTTATGGGACGGAGTCCAGTGGTAAAACAACACTCACGCTACATGCCATTGCCGAATGCCAAAAAAAGGGAGGTATCGCTGCTTTTATTGATGCCGAACATGCTCTTGATGTTGGTTATGCACGTAAAATTGGTGTAAACACTTCTGATCTTCTTGTTTCCCAACCCGACAATGGAGAACAAGCACTTGAAATCGTTGATATGCTTGTTCGTAGTGGCGCAGTGGATCTCATTGTTGTCGACTCCGTTGCTGCTCTTACTCCAAGAGCAGAAATTGAAGGCGAAATGGGCGACAGCCACATGGGTCTTCAAGCACGTCTTATGAGCCAAGCACTTCGTAAGCTGACAGGAAGCATTTCTAAAACAAACTGCTGCGTTATTTTTATCAACCAAGTTCGTATGAAAATTGGAGTTGTATTTGGCAATCCCGAAACAACAACGGGTGGCCAAGCGCTTAAGTTTTATTCCTCTGTACGCCTAGAAGTCCGTAGAGCGGCTGCCATTAAAAATGGAAATGACACCACAGGGCATCGCACAAAAGTAAAAGTTGTAAAAAACAAAGTGGCAGCGCCATTTAAAGAAGTTGAGTTTGACATTATGTTTGGACAAGGAATTAGCAGAGAAGGAGATCTTCTTGATCTTGCTTCTTCACCTGATGCCGAAATCATTCAAAAAAGCGGAACTTGGTTTACTTACAATGGAGAACGCCTTGGACAAGGAAGAGAAAACGCAAAAGAATATTTGCGAGAACACCCAGAGACATTAGCAAAAATAGAAACAGCTGTTAGAGCGCGCGCTAATTTAATTAAAACAGCAACATCCTCTGACAGTGAAAGCTCTTCAGAAGAATCCGGTGTAAAATCCCTTCCAGGAGCAACACAAGTTCTTCCTTCTTCACAATCTACACCAGCAAAACCTGGACGCCGCGGTGCCGGGGCGACAGCAACTGCAGAATAA
- a CDS encoding methylated-DNA--[protein]-cysteine S-methyltransferase, whose protein sequence is MILLQTKINSLIGDLYLVASEKGLKGVYWQKQPYQFHDYKNEKINYILSQTEKQLSEYFSGHRREFNLDLDIVGTPFQKKVWNQLLKIPYGTTFSYLEISKQIDNEKAFRAVGNANGKNPFSIIIPCHRVIASDGSLGGYAGGVDRKIKLLNLEKNRACL, encoded by the coding sequence ATGATTTTATTGCAAACAAAAATAAATTCCCTAATTGGAGATCTTTATCTTGTTGCTTCAGAAAAAGGTTTAAAAGGTGTTTATTGGCAAAAACAACCCTATCAATTTCATGATTATAAAAATGAAAAAATAAATTATATTTTATCTCAAACAGAAAAACAGCTATCGGAATATTTTTCGGGTCATCGTCGTGAATTTAATTTAGATCTCGATATAGTAGGTACCCCTTTCCAAAAAAAAGTTTGGAACCAATTGCTTAAGATTCCTTATGGAACTACTTTTTCTTATCTTGAAATTTCGAAACAGATTGACAATGAAAAAGCGTTTCGAGCAGTAGGTAATGCAAATGGAAAAAATCCATTTAGTATAATTATTCCTTGTCACCGTGTGATTGCTTCTGACGGATCTTTGGGGGGTTATGCTGGTGGAGTTGATAGAAAAATAAAATTATTAAATTTAGAAAAAAATAGGGCTTGTTTATAA
- a CDS encoding kinase — MKTFEEILESKRRGSLKIIMGYAAGVGKTYSMLSEAQALKQRGFDVVIGYVEPHRRPDTQSLVIGLEQVPLKKYSVGNMEYYEMDVDAIIKRNPQIVLVDELAHTNARGSKHEKRYMDVIDILNSQINVITTLNVQHLESVADRVSSATKASVHERIPDKILQLAHQIVMADISMEDLRERLRLGKIYDQDKVDNALINFFTYNNLSFLREICLREAAGNQFQKMQENSFGEGKVFAEEAVMVALSSDPTNAPTLIRKGTKMAARLSSRVYVTYVQKKAEDPSHIDSQLQRKLQQNFELATKQGAIVRILQGENISDVLVNFAFENKIRHAVFGKSRLTPLRERLRGSILLEFIHDAVGIDVHIISVE; from the coding sequence ATGAAAACATTTGAAGAAATTCTTGAAAGTAAAAGAAGAGGATCTTTAAAAATTATTATGGGATATGCTGCTGGTGTAGGTAAAACCTATTCCATGCTTTCTGAGGCACAGGCTTTAAAACAGCGAGGTTTTGATGTTGTCATTGGTTATGTGGAACCCCATAGAAGGCCAGATACACAATCTCTTGTTATTGGCTTAGAACAAGTTCCTTTAAAAAAATATTCCGTTGGTAATATGGAATATTATGAAATGGATGTAGACGCTATAATTAAAAGAAATCCTCAAATTGTGTTGGTTGATGAATTAGCGCATACAAACGCGCGTGGCAGTAAGCATGAAAAGCGTTATATGGATGTGATCGATATTTTAAACTCACAAATTAATGTAATAACAACTTTAAATGTTCAGCATTTAGAATCTGTTGCAGATAGAGTTTCTTCTGCAACAAAAGCTTCTGTTCATGAAAGAATTCCAGATAAAATTTTACAGTTGGCTCATCAAATTGTTATGGCCGATATTAGTATGGAAGATCTTCGAGAACGACTCCGTCTTGGAAAAATATATGATCAAGATAAGGTAGATAATGCTCTTATAAATTTTTTTACTTACAATAATTTATCTTTTTTACGTGAAATTTGTTTAAGAGAAGCAGCAGGAAATCAATTTCAAAAAATGCAAGAAAATAGTTTTGGAGAAGGAAAAGTTTTTGCTGAAGAAGCTGTTATGGTTGCGCTTAGTTCCGATCCGACAAATGCTCCAACTCTTATTCGTAAAGGAACAAAAATGGCGGCTCGTTTATCGAGCCGTGTTTATGTTACTTATGTTCAAAAAAAAGCAGAAGATCCTTCTCATATTGATTCACAACTCCAAAGAAAATTACAACAAAATTTTGAATTAGCAACGAAACAAGGAGCGATTGTTCGCATTTTACAAGGTGAAAATATTTCAGATGTTTTAGTTAACTTTGCATTTGAAAATAAAATTCGTCATGCTGTCTTTGGTAAATCAAGATTAACACCTTTGAGAGAACGCCTTCGTGGTTCCATTTTACTAGAATTTATTCATGATGCGGTCGGAATTGATGTTCATATTATTAGTGTAGAATAG
- the kdpC gene encoding potassium-transporting ATPase subunit KdpC, translating into MLKTFYRAISFSLFMYFLVGICYPYATYFLGLNLFPKQSKGSLIFQNGIPVGSELIGQNFSQAKYFWGRPSAAGEKGYDATSSGASNLATTNKDLIDRIEKSIQEFLRQNPSIKREEIPTDLVTASASGLDPEISIQSAKIQIPRIAKARNISENNLNLLVDKLTQNPTLSFIGTERVNVLLLNIELDKETSKLKN; encoded by the coding sequence ATGCTTAAGACATTTTATCGAGCAATCAGTTTCTCCCTTTTTATGTATTTTTTAGTTGGTATTTGTTATCCTTATGCGACGTATTTTTTAGGATTAAATTTATTTCCAAAACAAAGTAAGGGGAGTCTTATTTTTCAAAATGGAATACCTGTGGGATCCGAATTGATAGGACAAAATTTCTCTCAAGCAAAATATTTTTGGGGACGTCCTTCAGCAGCTGGTGAAAAAGGATATGATGCAACAAGCTCTGGAGCATCAAATTTAGCAACAACAAATAAAGATTTAATAGATAGAATAGAGAAATCTATTCAAGAATTTCTCAGACAAAATCCATCTATCAAAAGGGAAGAAATTCCAACAGATCTTGTTACCGCATCGGCAAGTGGATTAGATCCTGAAATTTCAATTCAATCTGCAAAAATTCAAATTCCTCGTATTGCGAAAGCTCGAAATATAAGTGAAAATAATTTGAATTTATTAGTTGATAAGTTAACTCAAAATCCAACCTTAAGTTTTATTGGTACGGAAAGAGTGAATGTTTTACTTTTAAATATTGAATTAGATAAAGAAACATCTAAATTGAAGAATTAA
- a CDS encoding D-alanine--D-alanine ligase family protein: MERDENKEKVVAVLFGGRSSEHEISLRSALFILKNIPEKYKMIPVGINRNGMFYSLSGTFKASDFVNVTVEDLAIIVKGSIPVSLAGRKNLKTLLLPYIKDEIQKQPLQFSYSDSGQTDQFRILNLDASCFFPVLHGQNGEDGRLQGLFELAEVAYVGCDMRSSVVGIDKDIQKRLARDAGVSVAKYELIEAEGFEKEKEKTISRIEKSIGYPCFVKPNSLGSAVGTGRAKDRLELEKLVKEALAFDQKALVEEPMVGTEVECAFLGTAYSPKVTKAGEIAPKDFYSYEEKYANSSEAELFIPARLSDERMIELQESAKKIANVTGISGLCRIDFWNCKKTNRFIFNEINTLPGLTSISMFPKLWEHEGVLGKEWIEEVIEEAYLRKKRVDKSQYGIKATI; this comes from the coding sequence ATGGAACGCGATGAAAATAAGGAAAAAGTAGTAGCTGTATTGTTTGGCGGAAGATCCAGTGAACATGAAATTTCATTAAGATCCGCTCTTTTTATTTTAAAAAATATTCCTGAAAAATATAAAATGATTCCTGTTGGAATCAATCGAAATGGCATGTTTTATAGTTTGTCAGGTACATTTAAAGCAAGTGATTTTGTAAATGTTACAGTTGAAGATCTTGCAATTATTGTCAAAGGAAGTATTCCTGTTTCATTAGCGGGAAGAAAAAATCTAAAAACACTTTTGTTACCTTATATAAAAGATGAAATTCAAAAACAACCTTTACAATTTTCTTATTCTGATTCTGGCCAAACAGATCAATTTCGTATTTTAAATTTAGATGCATCTTGTTTTTTTCCTGTTTTACATGGACAAAATGGAGAAGATGGTCGATTGCAAGGTCTATTTGAATTAGCTGAAGTAGCATATGTAGGCTGCGATATGCGTTCAAGTGTTGTAGGAATTGATAAAGACATTCAAAAACGACTTGCAAGAGATGCGGGTGTTTCTGTTGCAAAATATGAGCTCATTGAGGCTGAAGGATTTGAAAAAGAAAAAGAAAAAACAATATCACGGATAGAAAAATCAATAGGCTATCCATGTTTTGTAAAACCAAACTCTCTAGGTTCTGCGGTTGGCACAGGAAGGGCAAAAGATCGTTTAGAATTAGAAAAACTAGTAAAAGAAGCTCTTGCTTTTGATCAAAAAGCATTAGTTGAAGAGCCTATGGTGGGAACTGAGGTAGAATGTGCATTTTTAGGTACAGCTTATTCTCCTAAAGTGACAAAAGCGGGTGAAATTGCGCCAAAAGATTTTTATTCTTATGAAGAAAAATATGCCAATAGTTCAGAGGCGGAACTTTTTATTCCTGCCCGTTTATCAGATGAAAGAATGATTGAGTTGCAAGAATCTGCAAAAAAAATTGCCAATGTAACAGGCATTTCTGGTTTATGCCGGATAGATTTTTGGAATTGCAAAAAAACCAACCGTTTTATATTTAATGAAATTAATACATTACCAGGCCTTACTTCCATCAGTATGTTTCCCAAATTGTGGGAGCATGAAGGTGTTTTAGGAAAGGAATGGATTGAAGAAGTGATTGAAGAGGCTTATCTTCGGAAGAAACGTGTTGATAAAAGCCAATATGGTATAAAAGCAACAATCTAG
- the kdpA gene encoding potassium-transporting ATPase subunit KdpA, whose translation MKIQDIYQLIFFVLVLLAASYPLGLYINKLMSGEKVFLIPILSPLEKLIYKVTGININENQSWQKYTFDLIVFNLIIFLFTFFLLKFQNVLPLNPQNFPGLSNELSFNTAVSFLTNTNWQAYSGESTMSYFSQMVALTSHNFLSAATGFAACIAIIRGFCHSETKGIGNFWVDLTRSILYLLLPLSFILALIYISQGMIQNFSPYTQIKTLEGANQVIAQGPVASQAAIKLLGTNGGGFFNANAAHPFENPSAMINFIQILTIILIPSALVFTFGKMAKHMKHAVSIWITMAILFLVGVFVFSYYEYLGNPNFVNQLHLNSSLNMEGKETRFGIFATSLFTTVTTDSSCGATMSAHSSLTPIAGMVALVNMLLNEVIFGGVGSGLYGMLLFVVIAVFIAGLMVGRTPEYLGKKIESYEIKIAMFPVIGISVAILVGLAIASVSTIAKSSIGNPGTHGFSEMLYAVTSTVQNNGSSFGSLNANTSFWNYLTSILMIFGRYLNLIPLLAIAGSMSKKKSRPMSENSFPIHGGVFIILLLGTILIVGALVYFPALSLGPVLEHLQLFSSVLSSSGAK comes from the coding sequence ATGAAAATTCAAGATATTTACCAACTCATTTTTTTTGTTTTGGTTTTACTTGCTGCATCTTATCCTTTAGGCCTTTATATCAATAAATTAATGAGTGGTGAAAAGGTCTTCTTAATCCCGATTTTGTCTCCCTTAGAAAAATTAATCTATAAAGTAACGGGAATAAATATAAATGAAAATCAATCTTGGCAGAAATATACATTTGATTTAATTGTTTTTAATTTAATTATATTTTTATTCACTTTTTTTCTTTTAAAATTCCAGAATGTTTTACCTTTAAATCCACAAAATTTTCCCGGGCTATCTAATGAGCTATCTTTTAATACAGCGGTTAGTTTTTTAACGAATACAAATTGGCAAGCATATTCTGGTGAAAGTACGATGAGTTATTTTTCGCAAATGGTTGCTTTAACTTCCCATAATTTTTTATCTGCTGCGACAGGTTTTGCAGCATGCATTGCGATTATAAGAGGCTTTTGCCATTCCGAAACAAAAGGAATTGGTAACTTTTGGGTGGATTTAACAAGATCTATTCTTTATTTGTTACTTCCTTTGTCTTTTATTTTAGCTCTTATTTATATTTCTCAAGGTATGATCCAAAATTTTTCTCCATACACACAAATAAAAACATTAGAAGGGGCAAATCAAGTGATAGCCCAGGGGCCTGTAGCTTCACAGGCCGCTATTAAGCTTCTTGGTACAAATGGCGGTGGTTTCTTTAATGCAAATGCGGCTCATCCATTTGAGAATCCAAGCGCCATGATTAATTTTATTCAAATTTTAACTATCATTTTAATTCCTAGTGCTTTGGTATTTACGTTTGGAAAAATGGCAAAACATATGAAGCACGCTGTTTCTATTTGGATTACGATGGCTATTTTATTTTTGGTAGGAGTTTTTGTCTTTTCCTATTATGAATATTTAGGCAATCCAAATTTTGTAAATCAACTTCACTTAAATTCTTCTTTAAACATGGAAGGTAAAGAAACACGTTTTGGTATTTTTGCGACTTCACTTTTTACTACAGTAACAACGGATTCTTCCTGTGGTGCCACAATGTCTGCTCATAGCAGTCTGACTCCTATTGCAGGAATGGTTGCTTTAGTTAATATGTTATTAAATGAAGTTATTTTTGGTGGAGTAGGCTCTGGTTTATATGGAATGTTACTTTTTGTTGTGATTGCTGTCTTTATTGCTGGTTTAATGGTTGGTAGAACGCCAGAGTATTTAGGTAAAAAAATTGAATCCTATGAAATTAAAATAGCGATGTTTCCTGTAATTGGAATTAGTGTAGCAATTTTGGTTGGTTTAGCTATAGCTTCGGTATCTACAATAGCAAAATCATCAATTGGAAACCCTGGAACTCATGGTTTTAGTGAAATGTTATATGCTGTTACTTCCACTGTTCAGAATAATGGAAGTTCCTTTGGATCTTTAAATGCAAATACTTCGTTTTGGAATTATTTAACTTCAATATTAATGATTTTTGGTCGTTATTTAAATTTAATACCTTTACTCGCCATAGCAGGTTCTATGTCGAAAAAGAAATCACGTCCCATGTCTGAAAATTCATTTCCAATTCATGGTGGTGTGTTTATTATTTTGCTTTTAGGTACTATACTTATTGTTGGTGCTTTGGTTTATTTTCCCGCATTATCACTAGGCCCTGTTTTAGAACATTTGCAATTATTCTCTTCTGTTCTTTCTTCTTCAGGAGCTAAATAA
- the fusA gene encoding elongation factor G encodes MTIKDLSRVRNIGISAHIDSGKTTLSERILFYTGKIHKIEEVKGKSGVGATMDSMDLEREKGITIQSAATFCQWKDLWVNLIDTPGHVDFTVEVERSLRVLDGAILVLCSVAGVQSQSITVDRQMRRYRVPRIAFVNKMDRAGANPYRVCQQLREKLNHNAWMAQMAIGAEDRFQGVVDLLTMKAFYFDGANGENVREEEIPVDMIEEAKTRRSDLIGALADFDDVLAEKFLGDEYVSAEEAAKVMRKAVISLQFTPVFCGSAFKNKGVQLLLDAVGSYLPAPNEVSNEGLDQSNNEAPYPLKSEPDLPLVMLAFKLDETRYGQLTFMRIYQGTVKKGDMLINMASEKRVKVPRIVRLHSDEMEDIEEASAGDIVALFGVDCASGDTFTDGKINVTMASMYVPNAVISLAVAPKDKAAQTNFSKALNKFTKEDPTFRVSRDEESGETIIAGMGELHLEIYVERMKREFNCETIVGKPQVNFREALTQRAEINYTHKKQSGGSGQFARIVGYMEPLVDAGDKIYEFSDDTVGGSIPRQFIPACEKGFVEQMKTGLLIGAQVVGVKLIVNDGLHHPVDSNEMAFKTCAMTGFRESYMNAKPVILEPIMKVGIEGPEEFQGTMMGLINQRRGVIMGTAGNGGYCQIEAEVPLTEMFGFSTDLRSGTQGKGEFSMEFAKYASVPRNVQDDMIAKYKAKRAAENK; translated from the coding sequence ATGACAATCAAAGACCTCTCCCGTGTAAGAAATATTGGTATTTCTGCCCATATCGACTCAGGAAAGACGACTCTTTCCGAACGTATCCTTTTCTATACTGGAAAAATCCACAAGATTGAAGAAGTAAAAGGAAAATCTGGTGTTGGCGCAACAATGGACAGTATGGATCTTGAGCGTGAAAAAGGAATAACAATTCAGTCCGCTGCTACATTCTGCCAGTGGAAAGACCTATGGGTCAACCTTATTGACACTCCTGGTCACGTTGACTTTACAGTTGAAGTGGAACGTTCCCTTCGCGTTCTTGATGGTGCTATTCTTGTTCTTTGTTCTGTGGCTGGAGTTCAGTCTCAGTCCATTACAGTTGACCGCCAAATGCGTCGTTACCGTGTTCCTCGTATTGCATTTGTAAACAAAATGGACCGCGCTGGCGCGAATCCATACCGCGTATGTCAACAGCTTCGCGAAAAATTAAATCATAATGCTTGGATGGCTCAAATGGCTATCGGTGCAGAAGATCGTTTCCAAGGTGTTGTCGATCTTCTTACTATGAAAGCATTTTATTTCGATGGTGCGAATGGTGAAAACGTTCGTGAAGAAGAAATTCCAGTAGACATGATCGAAGAAGCAAAAACTCGTCGTAGTGATCTTATTGGAGCTCTGGCTGACTTTGACGATGTTCTTGCTGAAAAATTCTTAGGCGACGAATACGTTTCTGCTGAAGAAGCTGCAAAAGTTATGCGTAAAGCCGTTATTAGCTTACAATTTACTCCTGTATTCTGCGGTTCCGCATTTAAGAATAAAGGTGTTCAACTTCTTTTAGACGCTGTTGGTTCTTATTTACCAGCTCCAAACGAAGTTTCTAACGAAGGTCTTGACCAATCTAACAATGAGGCTCCATATCCTCTTAAATCTGAGCCAGATCTTCCTCTTGTTATGCTTGCGTTTAAACTTGATGAAACACGTTATGGGCAGCTTACTTTCATGCGTATCTACCAAGGTACTGTGAAAAAAGGCGATATGCTAATCAATATGGCTTCTGAAAAACGCGTTAAAGTGCCTCGCATTGTGCGCTTACACTCTGACGAAATGGAAGATATTGAAGAAGCTTCTGCTGGCGACATTGTTGCTTTATTTGGTGTTGATTGTGCATCTGGTGATACATTCACAGACGGCAAAATTAACGTAACTATGGCTTCTATGTATGTTCCAAATGCGGTAATTTCTTTGGCTGTTGCTCCTAAAGACAAAGCAGCACAAACAAATTTCTCAAAAGCATTAAATAAATTTACAAAAGAAGACCCAACTTTCCGCGTTTCCCGTGATGAAGAATCTGGCGAAACTATTATTGCTGGAATGGGTGAACTTCACCTTGAAATTTATGTTGAACGTATGAAACGTGAATTTAACTGTGAAACCATTGTTGGCAAACCACAAGTTAACTTCCGTGAAGCACTTACACAACGTGCTGAAATTAACTACACACACAAAAAGCAATCTGGTGGTTCTGGTCAGTTTGCTCGTATCGTTGGTTATATGGAACCATTGGTTGATGCTGGTGATAAAATCTATGAATTTTCTGACGACACTGTTGGTGGTTCTATTCCAAGACAATTTATCCCTGCTTGTGAAAAAGGTTTCGTAGAGCAAATGAAAACAGGTCTTCTTATTGGAGCTCAAGTTGTTGGCGTGAAACTTATCGTAAATGATGGTTTACACCACCCAGTGGACTCTAATGAAATGGCATTTAAAACATGTGCGATGACAGGGTTCCGTGAATCTTACATGAATGCAAAACCTGTTATTCTTGAGCCAATCATGAAGGTTGGTATTGAAGGTCCTGAAGAGTTCCAAGGAACAATGATGGGTCTTATCAACCAACGTCGTGGTGTTATTATGGGTACAGCTGGAAACGGCGGCTACTGCCAAATTGAAGCTGAAGTTCCATTAACAGAAATGTTTGGTTTCTCAACAGATCTTCGTTCTGGTACACAAGGTAAAGGTGAGTTCTCTATGGAATTTGCTAAATATGCTTCTGTTCCACGTAATGTTCAAGACGACATGATAGCAAAATACAAAGCAAAAAGAGCTGCTGAAAACAAATAA
- the kdpB gene encoding potassium-transporting ATPase subunit KdpB, whose product MTKLNSNLFSTPLLLPAIKQSFVKLHPKILYKNPVMFVVAVGSLITTLSILSDLFSNNYENLNFTLQISIWLWFTVLFANFAEALAEGRGKAQAESLKKTRRDTQASIIDLKTKIMRTVSASTLVKGDHVVVNVGEVIPSDGTVVEGMATVDESAITGESAPVIRECGGDRSAVTGGTTVLSDKIIVMVTAEPGKSFLDKMISLVEGAERKKTPNEIALHILLCGLTIIFLLAVVTLKPFALFQNTSVSIVSLIALLVCLIPTTIGGLLSAIGIAGMDRVLQRNVIAMSGRAVEAAGDVDILLLDKTGTITVGNRMATEFFPCPNVTVDELAKASLAASWFDQTPEGRSIIKLANELHAYFQLPANSIPIPFTAETRMSGVDTPSESFRKGSMESISSWVNSLGSKLPEEVLANVTKISKLGGTPLVVAKGSKALGVIYLKDVVKPGISARFERIRAMGIRTIMITGDNKLTAAAIASEAGVDDFLAEAKPEDKLDLIKSFKKEGLMVAMTGDGTNDAPALAQADVGLAMNTGTQAAREAGNMIDLDSDPTKVIEIVEIGKQLLITRGALTTFSIANDVAKYFAIIPSLFLASIPSLGIFNIMHLASPESAILSAVIFNAIIIIILIPLALKGIKYRPRSAMSLLRYNLVVFGLGGVIVPFIGIKMIDLIINAFNLI is encoded by the coding sequence ATGACAAAATTAAATTCCAATCTTTTTTCTACTCCACTGTTATTGCCAGCTATAAAACAATCTTTTGTAAAACTTCACCCGAAAATTCTTTATAAAAATCCTGTTATGTTTGTTGTTGCTGTTGGAAGTTTAATAACGACTTTATCTATTTTGTCAGATTTGTTTTCTAATAATTATGAGAATTTGAATTTTACATTACAAATTTCGATTTGGTTATGGTTTACCGTGTTATTCGCTAATTTTGCGGAAGCTTTAGCAGAAGGAAGAGGTAAAGCTCAAGCGGAAAGTTTAAAAAAAACCAGACGTGATACGCAAGCAAGTATTATCGATCTCAAAACAAAAATCATGCGCACCGTTTCTGCTTCAACTTTAGTCAAGGGCGATCATGTTGTTGTAAATGTTGGTGAAGTTATTCCATCTGATGGAACTGTAGTAGAAGGCATGGCCACAGTAGATGAATCTGCAATCACAGGAGAATCTGCTCCTGTGATTCGTGAATGCGGTGGGGATCGCTCTGCAGTAACAGGGGGGACTACGGTTTTATCTGATAAAATTATTGTAATGGTAACAGCTGAGCCTGGTAAATCTTTCTTAGATAAAATGATTTCTTTGGTAGAGGGGGCTGAAAGAAAAAAAACTCCTAATGAGATTGCTCTTCATATATTATTGTGTGGGCTTACAATTATCTTTTTATTAGCGGTTGTTACGTTAAAACCTTTTGCTCTTTTTCAAAATACATCTGTTTCCATTGTTTCATTAATTGCTTTATTAGTTTGCTTAATTCCTACAACAATTGGTGGGTTGTTATCTGCTATTGGGATTGCAGGAATGGATAGAGTTTTGCAAAGAAATGTGATTGCGATGTCAGGTAGAGCTGTAGAAGCCGCTGGAGATGTTGATATTTTATTATTGGATAAAACGGGGACAATAACGGTTGGGAATCGTATGGCGACGGAGTTTTTTCCATGTCCCAATGTTACGGTAGATGAACTTGCAAAAGCATCTCTCGCTGCTTCTTGGTTTGATCAAACTCCAGAAGGTCGCTCTATCATTAAATTGGCAAATGAATTACATGCCTATTTTCAATTGCCAGCCAACTCAATTCCTATTCCTTTTACTGCGGAAACAAGAATGAGTGGTGTGGATACTCCTTCTGAGTCTTTTCGAAAAGGCTCTATGGAATCCATTTCATCATGGGTAAATTCATTGGGATCAAAACTTCCTGAAGAAGTTTTAGCTAATGTAACAAAAATTTCAAAACTTGGTGGCACTCCTCTTGTAGTTGCAAAAGGATCAAAAGCTCTTGGCGTTATATATTTAAAAGATGTTGTGAAACCTGGTATCAGCGCCAGATTTGAACGAATTCGCGCAATGGGCATTCGAACAATCATGATAACAGGAGATAATAAATTAACAGCCGCTGCAATTGCTTCTGAAGCGGGTGTCGATGATTTTCTTGCAGAAGCAAAACCTGAAGATAAATTAGATTTAATAAAGTCCTTTAAAAAAGAAGGATTGATGGTGGCAATGACAGGAGATGGGACAAATGATGCTCCTGCATTAGCCCAAGCTGACGTAGGATTGGCAATGAATACGGGGACTCAAGCTGCTCGAGAAGCAGGTAACATGATCGATCTCGATTCCGATCCAACAAAAGTTATAGAAATAGTTGAAATAGGAAAACAATTATTAATAACACGCGGCGCTTTAACAACTTTTAGCATTGCAAATGATGTTGCTAAATATTTTGCTATCATTCCTTCGCTATTTTTAGCATCCATTCCAAGTTTAGGTATTTTTAATATCATGCATCTTGCTAGCCCAGAAAGTGCTATTTTATCTGCTGTTATTTTTAATGCAATTATTATTATAATTTTAATTCCTCTAGCTTTAAAAGGAATTAAATATAGACCACGTTCGGCAATGAGTTTGTTACGTTATAACTTGGTTGTATTTGGTCTTGGTGGAGTTATCGTTCCTTTTATTGGTATAAAAATGATCGATCTAATAATAAATGCATTTAATTTAATATAG